The following proteins are encoded in a genomic region of Drosophila miranda strain MSH22 chromosome 4, D.miranda_PacBio2.1, whole genome shotgun sequence:
- the LOC108162217 gene encoding LOW QUALITY PROTEIN: insulin-like growth factor-binding protein complex acid labile subunit (The sequence of the model RefSeq protein was modified relative to this genomic sequence to represent the inferred CDS: inserted 1 base in 1 codon), translating to MCHAVYQILFWLWMLLYSGSRVSCLQMSNCNKTEVTMIRGMELLTSLTLSNCSLPHLENAFFMRFGNLLHLELQHSGLSSLEDFSLHGLPRLQSLSFAHNSLSKLRSWSSDPLEALVSLDLSHNRLSSLAAHSFVLYPQLQMLDLASNQINQIADDTFYGLSHLKHLQLNGNRMMLIDGSQFHGLHRLSLLTLQHNLIEGVDPGAFESNTHLRSLRLDGNLLNCLQFLTQSGLARLVHLNLANNLLKKLEPQGFVTNIELXDLDLSRNNFTELTKESLVGLDSLERLNISHNNLSHIEDGSLESLASLLQVDASFNQLTSVSESLFHANTQLEEIILSHNRIRDISPKLMQYQTHLRHLKLDGNALIEASFLQRLPPALNRLSLIVDLSSNRLQTVNLNSLLHFGHINLADNHWSCAWLVKNLLLRAPPSLNFARNWSLLSDWSEDLTKVQGIDCIEDARNRSIVLLSIGEVIHSKVQCGKSFDELNPAPPPLTWPKIPTDRFDSRSVIIWMLVAIAITFACLRWLRRFVDRKEQSKRKLKAINEVYISKMESQPIRHDRERS from the exons ATGTGCCACGCGGTGTACCAAATATTATTCTGGCTCtggatgctgctttacagcGGCTCCAGGGTCAGCTGCCTGCAAATGAGTAATTGCAACAAAACAGAGGTGACGATGATCCGGGGAATGGAGCTCCTGACATCACTGACTCTCAGCAACTGCAGCCTGCCGCACCTTGAGAACGCTTTCTTCATGCGATTCGGCAACCTCCTGCACCTGGAGCTGCAACATAGTGGTCTGAGTAGCTTGGAGGACTTCTCCCTACATGGTCTGCCCCGGCTGCAGTCCCTCTCGTTCGCCCACAACAGCCTGAGCAAACTGAGATCGTGGTCCAGCGATCCCTTGGAAGCACTTGTATCCCTGGATCTCAGTCACAATAGGCTGTCCAGCCTGGCCGCCCACAGCTTCGTGCTCTACCCCCAACTGCAGATGCTCGACTTGGCCTCCAATCAGATCAATCAGATCGCAGATGACACCTTCTATGGCCTCTCGCACTTGAAGCATCTCCAGCTCAATGGAAATCGAATGATGCTCATCGATGGCAGCCAGTTTCACGGCCTGCATCGTCTTTCTCTTCTGACGCTTCAACATAATCTGATCGAAGGCGTGGATCCAGGCGCCTTTGAGAGCAATACACATCTACGAAGTCTCCGTCTGGACGGGAATTTATTAAACTGTCTTCAATTCCTCACCCAAAGCGGTCTTGCTCGGTTGGTTCATCTGAATCTAGCGAACAACCTACTGAAGAAGCTGGAGCCGCAGGGATTTGTGACAAACATTGAGC CAGACCTGGACTTGAGTCGCAACAATTTTACTGAACTAACGAAGGAAAGCTTAGTGGGATTGGATTCCTTAGAG CGACTCAACATCAGCCACAATAATCTCTCCCATATCGAGGATGGCAGTCTGGAGTCGCTTGCCAGTCTGCTCCAAGTCGACGCCAGCTTTAATCAACTGACATCCGTATCGGAAAGTTTGTTCCATGCCAACACCCAACTGGAGGAGATAATTCTTTCCCACAATCGAATCAGAGATATATCGCCCAAGCTGATGCAATATCAGACGCATTTGCGGCATCTAAAACTGGACGGAAATGCTCTTATCGAAGCCTCTTTCTTGCAAAGACTGCCGCCAGCCCTAAATCGTCTGTCCCTGATTGTGGATCTCAGCTCGAATCGCCTTCAAACGGTCAATTTGAACAGTCTGCTTCATTTTGGGCACATCAATCTGGCGGATAACCACTGGAGTTGTGCCTGGTTGGTGAAGAATTTGCTACTTAGAGCTCCTCCTTCCCTCAACTTTGCTCGGAACTGGAGCCTCTTGAGCGATTGGAGCGAGGACTTGACTAAGGTTCAGGGCATAGACTGTATCGAGGACGCACGCAACCGTTCGATTGTACTCCTGAGTATCGGCGAGGTCATCCATAGCAAAGTTCAGTGTGG GAAATCGTTTGACGAGCTAAATCCAGCGCCACCGCCACTGACATGGCCCAAGATTCCCACAGACCGCTTTGACTCGCGATCGGTGATCATTTGGATGCTGGTGGCCATAGCAATCACCTTTGCCTGTCTGCGTTGGCTTAGGCGCTTTGTGGATCGCAAGGAGCAGAGCAAACGGAAACTGAAGGCCATCAATGAAGTG TACATCAGCAAAATGGAATCGCAGCCCATCAGACATGATCGCGAGAGATCATAG